A DNA window from Streptomyces bacillaris contains the following coding sequences:
- a CDS encoding DEAD/DEAH box helicase, which produces MAAQGARAPGGGEPREADAGRLLRCAAVFLPGSVPRDGLFAFWDPHAEGPVGPSSFVYANTAHSDDRAPADTVPYRPAEITVVRRETGPEGGAPAAGPPGVRSVEVPAALLSVADALPVLVRARHQASAHPATRCWGAAALHALHLVARGRLLPGLTADAHDAWRAGPRDAEDVAHLRATAAALPPEGHAVPLPGLDPPRLPDPEALIGSFLDAVADTLPRTPAAAFAMGAPFAAREPQHLPHAAAWAVEVASGVDAGVRVSLRLDLSAYELFDTADTYAVTAAGEDAPEHASHPDDPAHPRDPVHPDDPAHRHAAAAVVQVHSLADPTYVVDAAALWNGLAGEPFGPRSQVDAVLALRRAARVWPPLERLLDQPVPDVLAITEDELYELLSDAGARLAAAGVQVHWPRELARSLTAAAVVRPAPGSATDGTSFFDAEQLFAFDWQLSLGDERLTEAEMDALAEAHRPVVRLRDQWVVVDPGLVRKARKRELGLLDPVDALAVALTGSAEVDGEQVEAVPAGALAALRTRLLDEDTTIAPPPGLDATLRDYQLRGLAWLDRMTSLGLGGCLADDMGLGKTITLIALHLHRARQAPTLVVCPASLLGNWHREINRFAPGVPVRRFHGTDRELGGQDGGFVLTTYGTMRSSAGQLAAHTWGLVVADEAQHVKNPHSSTAKALRTIPAQARVALTGTPVENNLSELWALLDWTTPGLLGPLKAFRARHARIVESTDTAAGLGNEEAVERLARLVRPFLLRRKKSDPGIAPELPPKTETDHPVSLTREQATLYEAAVRETMAQIEGAEGIARRGLVMKLLTALKQICNHPAQYLKEEPTRLTGRSGKLALLDELLDTILAEDGSVLIFTQYVTMARLLSAHLASRAVPSQLLHGGTPVAERERMVDRFQSGQVPVFLLSLKAAGTGLNLTRAAHVVHYDRWWNPAVEEQATDRAYRIGQTQPVQVHRLVAEGTVEDRIGELLESKRALADAVLGTGETALTELSDRDLADLVSLRRPA; this is translated from the coding sequence ATGGCTGCTCAGGGTGCGCGTGCTCCGGGCGGGGGCGAGCCGCGGGAGGCGGACGCCGGCCGTCTGCTGCGCTGTGCGGCGGTATTCCTGCCCGGCTCCGTCCCGAGGGACGGCCTGTTCGCCTTCTGGGACCCGCATGCCGAGGGCCCCGTGGGCCCGTCGTCCTTCGTGTACGCGAACACGGCCCACTCCGACGACCGGGCCCCGGCCGACACCGTGCCGTACCGTCCGGCCGAGATCACCGTGGTCCGGCGGGAGACCGGCCCCGAGGGCGGGGCCCCGGCCGCCGGGCCGCCCGGGGTCCGGAGCGTCGAGGTGCCCGCCGCTCTGCTCTCCGTGGCCGACGCGCTGCCCGTGCTCGTCCGCGCCCGGCACCAGGCGTCCGCCCACCCCGCCACCCGCTGCTGGGGCGCGGCCGCCCTGCACGCCCTCCACCTGGTCGCGCGCGGCAGGCTCCTGCCCGGTCTCACGGCGGACGCCCACGACGCCTGGCGGGCGGGCCCCCGCGATGCCGAGGACGTCGCACACCTGCGGGCCACCGCCGCCGCGCTGCCGCCCGAGGGGCACGCGGTGCCGCTCCCGGGGCTGGACCCGCCCCGGCTCCCCGACCCGGAGGCGCTGATCGGCTCCTTCCTGGACGCGGTGGCCGACACCCTCCCGCGCACCCCCGCCGCCGCCTTCGCGATGGGCGCGCCCTTCGCCGCCCGCGAGCCGCAGCACCTGCCCCACGCCGCCGCCTGGGCCGTCGAGGTGGCCTCGGGCGTGGACGCGGGGGTGCGGGTCTCGCTCCGGCTCGACCTCTCCGCCTACGAGCTGTTCGACACCGCCGACACCTACGCCGTCACGGCCGCGGGGGAGGACGCCCCGGAGCACGCCTCACACCCCGACGACCCGGCGCACCCCCGCGATCCCGTGCACCCCGACGACCCGGCGCACCGCCATGCCGCCGCGGCCGTCGTGCAGGTGCACAGCCTCGCCGACCCGACGTACGTGGTCGACGCCGCCGCTCTGTGGAACGGGCTCGCGGGCGAGCCGTTCGGGCCGCGCTCGCAGGTCGACGCGGTGCTGGCGCTGCGCCGGGCCGCCCGGGTCTGGCCCCCGCTGGAACGGCTGCTGGACCAGCCCGTCCCCGATGTGCTCGCGATCACCGAGGACGAGCTGTACGAGCTGCTGAGCGACGCGGGGGCCCGGCTGGCGGCCGCCGGGGTCCAGGTGCACTGGCCGCGTGAGCTGGCCCGTTCGCTCACCGCGGCCGCCGTCGTGCGGCCCGCGCCCGGATCGGCCACCGACGGCACTTCGTTCTTCGACGCCGAGCAGCTCTTCGCCTTCGACTGGCAGCTCTCCCTGGGCGACGAGCGGCTGACCGAGGCCGAGATGGACGCCCTGGCCGAGGCCCACCGCCCGGTGGTGCGGCTGCGCGACCAGTGGGTGGTCGTCGATCCCGGCCTCGTACGGAAGGCGCGCAAGCGGGAGCTGGGGCTGCTGGACCCGGTGGACGCGCTGGCCGTCGCCCTCACCGGGAGCGCCGAGGTGGACGGCGAGCAGGTCGAGGCCGTGCCCGCCGGAGCCCTCGCCGCCCTCCGTACGCGGCTCCTCGACGAGGACACCACGATCGCCCCGCCGCCCGGGCTCGACGCGACCCTGCGCGACTACCAGCTGCGCGGTCTGGCCTGGCTGGACCGGATGACCTCGCTCGGGCTGGGCGGCTGTCTGGCGGACGACATGGGCCTCGGCAAGACGATCACCCTCATCGCCCTCCATCTGCACCGGGCCCGGCAGGCCCCCACGCTCGTCGTCTGCCCCGCCTCCCTCCTCGGCAACTGGCACCGGGAGATCAACCGCTTCGCCCCCGGCGTCCCCGTCCGCCGTTTCCACGGCACCGACCGGGAGCTGGGCGGGCAGGACGGCGGCTTCGTCCTCACCACGTACGGCACGATGCGCTCCAGCGCCGGGCAGCTCGCCGCGCACACCTGGGGGCTGGTCGTCGCCGACGAGGCCCAGCACGTCAAGAACCCGCACTCCTCCACGGCCAAGGCCCTGCGCACCATCCCCGCCCAGGCCAGGGTCGCCCTGACCGGCACCCCCGTGGAGAACAACCTCTCCGAGCTGTGGGCCCTGCTCGACTGGACGACCCCCGGACTGCTCGGCCCGCTCAAGGCGTTCCGGGCCCGGCACGCCCGGATCGTGGAGAGCACGGACACCGCCGCGGGCCTCGGCAACGAGGAGGCGGTCGAGCGGCTCGCCCGGCTGGTCCGCCCCTTCCTGCTCCGCCGTAAGAAGTCCGACCCCGGCATCGCCCCCGAGCTGCCGCCCAAGACGGAGACCGACCACCCCGTCTCCCTCACCCGGGAGCAGGCCACGCTCTACGAGGCGGCGGTGCGCGAGACGATGGCGCAGATCGAGGGGGCCGAGGGCATCGCCCGCCGCGGGCTCGTCATGAAGCTGCTGACCGCGCTCAAGCAGATCTGCAACCACCCCGCGCAGTATCTGAAGGAGGAGCCCACCCGGCTCACCGGCCGCTCCGGCAAGCTCGCCCTGCTCGACGAACTGCTCGACACGATCCTGGCCGAGGACGGCTCGGTCCTGATCTTCACCCAGTACGTGACCATGGCCCGGCTCCTCTCCGCGCACCTCGCCTCCCGGGCGGTCCCCTCCCAACTCCTGCACGGCGGCACGCCGGTGGCCGAGCGGGAGCGGATGGTGGACCGCTTCCAGTCCGGTCAGGTTCCCGTCTTCCTGCTCTCCCTCAAGGCCGCGGGCACCGGGCTCAACCTGACCCGCGCCGCCCATGTCGTCCACTACGACCGCTGGTGGAACCCGGCCGTGGAGGAGCAGGCCACCGACCGGGCGTACCGCATCGGCCAGACCCAGCCCGTGCAGGTCCACCGCCTCGTCGCGGAGGGCACGGTGGAGGACCGGATCGGCGAGCTGCTGGAGTCCAAGCGGGCCCTGGCGGACGCGGTCCTCGGCACGGGCGAGACCGCCCTGACCGAGCTGAGCGACCGCGATCTGGCCGACCTCGTCTCACTGCGGAGGCCTGCATGA
- a CDS encoding SWIM zinc finger family protein, whose protein sequence is MSPRPAPGSRPRPAAASGAAPGPAAASRSTSRTAPRSAPRARPGPDDLRRTFDAVPARTAREGEPFADSWWGRAWVAALESLSMDGARLARGRAYADEGKVAAITVTPGRVVAYVHGSRPRPYRSELRLRTFTDTGWDTLLDAVAAHPGHLSALLAKEMPHSLADTARDADVRLLPGGDDLDPSCTCPDHGRPCKHVAALCYQTARLLDSDPFVLLLMRGRGERELLDELGRRNAEHSARERPAAPPVPPSLPAAEALADRFLPPLPPPLPVPPHPDRPPSYPDLPGARDPLGLDHLATDAAARAHALLTTGRDPLAGLTPWQDAVRIAASRPTAGLTATTRALYRELAHATGRNTTDLARAVAAWRQGGAEGLAVLGEPWDPPAGPFDRARPLLAAAGFPRFTPRRNHLTHPDGSLQLRFGHDMRWYGYESDPGADDWWPRAAPQHDPVAALEALLAGDAVPDPEDTPSYVR, encoded by the coding sequence ATGAGCCCGCGCCCGGCCCCCGGTTCCCGGCCGCGACCGGCAGCGGCATCCGGGGCGGCACCCGGCCCGGCCGCGGCATCCCGCTCGACGTCCCGCACCGCACCCCGTTCGGCGCCGCGTGCGCGGCCGGGCCCCGACGATCTGCGGCGTACCTTCGACGCGGTGCCCGCCCGGACCGCGCGGGAGGGCGAGCCCTTCGCGGACAGCTGGTGGGGCCGCGCCTGGGTGGCCGCCCTGGAGTCGCTGTCGATGGACGGGGCCCGGCTCGCCCGCGGCCGGGCCTACGCCGACGAGGGCAAGGTCGCCGCGATCACCGTCACCCCCGGCCGGGTCGTCGCCTATGTGCACGGCAGCCGCCCCCGCCCCTACCGCTCGGAGCTGCGGCTGCGCACCTTCACCGACACCGGCTGGGACACCCTGCTCGACGCGGTCGCCGCCCACCCCGGCCACCTCTCCGCGCTGCTGGCCAAGGAGATGCCGCATTCCCTGGCCGACACCGCCCGGGACGCCGACGTCCGGCTGCTGCCCGGCGGGGACGACCTGGACCCGAGCTGTACGTGCCCCGACCACGGCCGCCCCTGCAAGCATGTCGCCGCCCTCTGCTACCAGACCGCACGGCTGCTCGACAGCGACCCGTTCGTCCTGCTGCTGATGAGGGGCCGGGGCGAGCGCGAGCTGCTGGACGAGCTGGGCCGCCGCAACGCCGAGCACTCCGCCCGCGAACGCCCCGCCGCCCCGCCCGTCCCCCCGTCGCTCCCCGCGGCGGAAGCCCTGGCGGACCGGTTCCTGCCGCCGCTCCCGCCGCCCCTTCCCGTACCACCGCACCCCGACCGGCCGCCGTCCTACCCGGACCTGCCGGGCGCGCGCGACCCGCTGGGCCTGGACCACCTCGCCACCGACGCGGCCGCCCGCGCCCACGCGCTCCTCACGACGGGCCGCGACCCGCTGGCCGGGCTCACCCCCTGGCAGGACGCCGTCCGGATCGCCGCCTCCCGCCCCACCGCCGGGCTCACCGCCACCACCCGCGCGCTCTACCGGGAGCTGGCCCACGCCACCGGCCGCAACACCACCGACCTGGCCCGCGCGGTGGCCGCCTGGCGGCAGGGCGGAGCCGAGGGGCTCGCGGTCCTGGGGGAGCCCTGGGACCCGCCGGCCGGCCCCTTCGACCGGGCCAGACCGCTGCTGGCCGCCGCCGGGTTCCCGCGCTTCACGCCCCGGCGCAACCACCTCACCCACCCCGACGGCTCGCTCCAGCTCCGCTTCGGCCACGACATGCGCTGGTACGGCTACGAGTCCGACCCCGGCGCCGACGACTGGTGGCCCCGCGCCGCCCCGCAGCACGACCCGGTCGCCGCCCTCGAAGCACTGCTGGCCGGCGACGCGGTCCCGGACCCGGAGGACACCCCGTCGTACGTCCGCTGA